Proteins from a single region of Gordonia hongkongensis:
- a CDS encoding ArsR/SmtB family transcription factor produces the protein MTDNSPGVDEALRAMAEPRRRAILELVSGEELSAGDIAARFDVSRTAISQHITVLKDAGLLAERREGTRRIYRARPEGIDRLRDLLDDMWASSLDVARQLVEAERGLTDDDEVNRAG, from the coding sequence GTGACCGACAACTCCCCGGGCGTCGACGAGGCCCTGCGCGCGATGGCGGAGCCCCGCCGCCGCGCCATCCTCGAACTCGTCTCCGGCGAGGAGCTGTCCGCGGGCGACATCGCCGCCCGGTTCGACGTCAGCCGCACCGCGATCTCCCAGCACATCACCGTGCTGAAAGACGCCGGGTTGCTGGCCGAACGCCGCGAGGGGACCCGACGCATCTACCGCGCCCGACCCGAGGGCATCGACCGACTACGCGACCTGCTCGACGACATGTGGGCGTCATCTCTCGACGTCGCGCGGCAACTGGTCGAGGCCGAACGCGGACTGACCGACGACGACGAGGTGAACCGTGCCGGGTGA
- a CDS encoding SRPBCC domain-containing protein codes for MPGEREVADAGSRDGGAVLPLRRPPIRQSTTVRSDLDHVFTTFVRTIGVWWPLQPMSIGGDRARTVAIDEFTGGRVYETWDDGTTAEWGRLAVWEPPSRFVMSWLNTPEPTEVELSFTSLGPALTRVSVEHRGWEHLSEEQLREDCAAPGGYSSGAYSGGWAAALAACVDVIESTHP; via the coding sequence GTGCCGGGTGAACGCGAGGTCGCCGACGCCGGAAGTCGCGATGGCGGTGCCGTTCTCCCGCTCCGACGGCCGCCGATACGTCAATCCACCACCGTCCGTAGCGATCTCGACCACGTCTTCACCACTTTTGTCCGGACCATCGGGGTCTGGTGGCCACTGCAGCCGATGTCGATCGGCGGGGACCGGGCACGGACGGTGGCCATCGACGAGTTCACCGGCGGCCGGGTCTATGAGACCTGGGACGACGGCACGACCGCCGAATGGGGTCGATTGGCGGTGTGGGAACCCCCGAGTCGGTTCGTCATGTCGTGGCTGAACACTCCCGAGCCGACCGAGGTCGAGCTGTCGTTCACCTCGCTCGGTCCGGCTCTGACGCGGGTGTCCGTGGAACACCGCGGCTGGGAGCATCTGAGCGAGGAACAGCTTCGCGAAGACTGCGCCGCGCCGGGCGGTTACAGCTCCGGCGCGTATTCCGGCGGCTGGGCCGCCGCCCTGGCGGCCTGCGTCGACGTCATCGAATCGACCCACCCCTGA
- a CDS encoding LLM class flavin-dependent oxidoreductase, whose protein sequence is MTRQLHLGGFLIASPVTHSHAAWRHPGSETDYFGPDHYHRVGRILERGKFDFAFFADLLAAPVRFGGNQSEPFRRGTQAAATIDPSLVAASIAAVTTRLGIAVTKSTTYFHPYELARVFGSLDHLTRGRIAWNIVTSLSQAEAQNFGFDDHVGHDERYVRAEEFVSTAIKLWSSWDADAVTADKESGVWADPSKIHTVDHEGTHYRTRGPLNQPRSPQHRPVLIQAGSSNTGKDFAARWAEAIFEIDPTPEGRRAYYDDVKSRAVNFGRNPDHVNIFPAFIPFIGETESIAREKQAFHNELADPISGLITLSVHTDHDFSAYDLDAPVEDVQVSGTQGLFDVARRLSERDSLTLRDIGKLYAQGVLLPQFVGTAADVADQIEESFTGGEADGFIVSSAQTPGTFNDFVDYVVPELQRRGLFRTEYEGTTLREHLGLGSAEEDLPADVRGVDTRLAG, encoded by the coding sequence GTGACCCGTCAGCTCCACCTCGGTGGTTTCTTGATCGCCTCCCCCGTCACCCATTCGCACGCCGCATGGCGTCATCCCGGCTCGGAGACCGACTACTTCGGGCCAGACCACTACCACCGGGTCGGCCGCATCCTCGAACGCGGCAAGTTCGACTTCGCCTTCTTCGCCGACCTGCTCGCCGCACCGGTCCGGTTCGGCGGTAACCAGTCCGAACCCTTCCGGCGCGGCACTCAGGCCGCCGCGACGATCGATCCGAGCCTGGTCGCGGCGAGCATCGCCGCCGTCACCACGCGACTCGGTATCGCGGTCACCAAGTCCACCACCTACTTTCACCCCTACGAACTCGCGCGCGTCTTCGGTTCCCTCGATCACCTCACCCGTGGACGGATCGCGTGGAACATCGTGACGTCGCTGTCGCAGGCCGAGGCGCAGAACTTCGGCTTCGACGACCACGTCGGACACGACGAGCGGTACGTGCGTGCCGAGGAGTTCGTCAGCACGGCGATCAAGCTGTGGTCGAGCTGGGATGCCGACGCCGTCACCGCCGACAAGGAGTCCGGCGTCTGGGCGGATCCGTCGAAGATCCACACCGTCGACCACGAAGGCACGCACTACCGCACGCGGGGTCCGCTCAACCAGCCCCGCTCACCGCAGCATCGCCCGGTACTCATCCAGGCGGGGTCGTCGAACACCGGCAAGGACTTCGCCGCGCGGTGGGCGGAGGCGATCTTCGAGATCGACCCGACCCCGGAGGGACGCCGGGCCTACTACGACGACGTGAAGTCGCGGGCGGTGAACTTCGGCCGAAATCCCGACCACGTCAACATCTTCCCGGCGTTCATCCCGTTCATCGGCGAGACCGAGTCGATCGCCCGGGAGAAGCAGGCGTTCCACAACGAACTCGCCGATCCGATCTCCGGCCTGATCACGCTGTCGGTTCACACCGACCACGACTTCTCCGCCTACGATCTCGACGCTCCCGTCGAAGACGTCCAGGTGAGCGGCACACAGGGGCTGTTCGACGTCGCCCGACGCCTCTCCGAGCGGGACAGTCTCACCCTCCGCGACATCGGCAAGCTCTACGCCCAGGGAGTCCTGCTGCCGCAGTTCGTCGGCACGGCCGCCGATGTCGCGGATCAGATCGAGGAGTCCTTCACCGGCGGTGAGGCCGACGGGTTCATCGTGTCGAGTGCGCAAACCCCGGGCACCTTCAACGATTTCGTGGACTACGTGGTGCCGGAGTTGCAGCGCCGCGGCCTGTTCCGCACGGAGTACGAGGGCACGACCCTGCGCGAGCACCTCGGGCTCGGGAGCGCCGAGGAGGATCTGCCCGCGGACGTGCGTGGGGTAGACACCCGGCTCGCGGGCTGA
- a CDS encoding CocE/NonD family hydrolase gives MSDSVSHDRPWRRPGALRYGLRRVRNAVRPPVTIYPAPDDMIKDADVPVVMRDGVTLRVNVYRPAGDGPFPVLLSAHPYGKDALPVRTRFGWKLNFQYRIMNQPAPFRVSSETGWEAPDPAVWTSRGYVVVNADLRGAGTSEGTGSLLSDAEALDVHDLIEWAGRQSWSTGAVGMLGVSYLALSQYKAAALHPPHLAAICPWEGFTDLYRDFMKPGGVDERGFSRIWALVTRKAARLSEDIGAERRRHPLRDDWWQSKTPDLAAIEVPMLVCASFSDSNLHSAGSMRAFERAGSAHKYLYTHRGPKWAMFYSDVAVAAQHAFFERHLRGDTTRTLPRVRLEVRGSRTEVTDVREEHEWPPAAATWTELRVADGDRLTRDTGGGVASGSSVLDLRGAGLAYDLAIDSHLELSGPMSARLWVSLPRGGDATLFVAVEKWAGTRWVPFEGSYGYGRDRIVTGRQKLSLRALDRDASSVARPVHSFDRVQLLEPGQIVEIEVGLGSSATSFMPGDRLRLVIAGRSIDRGNPLTGHFPARYQTGPRGTCRIHRGGDHPSMLTVPLIEATNPAAGLNP, from the coding sequence ATGAGCGATTCGGTGAGCCACGACCGGCCGTGGCGGCGCCCGGGTGCTCTCCGCTACGGCCTGCGGCGGGTGCGGAACGCCGTACGTCCGCCGGTGACCATCTACCCGGCACCCGACGACATGATCAAGGACGCCGACGTCCCGGTGGTGATGCGCGACGGGGTCACCCTGCGGGTCAACGTGTATCGGCCGGCGGGGGATGGTCCGTTCCCGGTCCTGCTCTCGGCGCACCCCTACGGCAAGGACGCGCTGCCGGTCCGGACGCGGTTCGGCTGGAAGCTCAACTTCCAGTACCGGATCATGAATCAACCTGCACCGTTTCGCGTTTCGAGTGAGACCGGCTGGGAGGCGCCCGACCCTGCGGTCTGGACCTCGCGCGGCTACGTCGTCGTCAACGCCGACCTGCGCGGCGCGGGGACCTCGGAGGGAACCGGATCGCTGCTCTCCGACGCCGAGGCCCTCGATGTCCACGACCTGATCGAGTGGGCCGGCCGGCAGTCCTGGTCGACCGGCGCGGTCGGCATGCTGGGCGTGTCGTATCTCGCACTCTCGCAGTACAAGGCGGCAGCACTTCACCCGCCCCACCTCGCGGCGATCTGTCCGTGGGAGGGGTTCACCGACCTCTACCGCGACTTCATGAAGCCTGGCGGAGTCGACGAGAGAGGGTTCTCCCGCATCTGGGCTCTCGTCACCCGGAAGGCTGCCCGGTTGTCGGAGGACATCGGTGCCGAACGCCGCCGCCACCCGCTCCGAGATGATTGGTGGCAGAGCAAGACACCGGATCTCGCGGCCATCGAGGTGCCGATGCTGGTGTGCGCCAGTTTCTCCGACAGCAATCTGCACAGCGCGGGTTCGATGCGTGCGTTCGAGCGGGCCGGGTCGGCTCACAAGTACCTGTACACCCACCGCGGACCGAAGTGGGCGATGTTCTACAGCGACGTCGCGGTGGCGGCGCAGCACGCGTTCTTCGAGCGACACCTGCGCGGGGACACGACCAGGACCCTGCCACGGGTCCGCCTCGAAGTCCGGGGGTCGCGGACCGAGGTCACCGATGTACGCGAGGAACATGAGTGGCCGCCGGCCGCGGCCACGTGGACCGAACTGCGAGTGGCCGACGGTGACCGTCTGACCCGGGACACCGGGGGAGGCGTGGCGAGTGGTTCGTCGGTTCTCGACCTGCGCGGGGCCGGGCTGGCCTACGACCTTGCCATCGATTCTCATCTCGAACTCTCCGGACCGATGAGTGCTCGACTATGGGTCAGCCTGCCGCGCGGTGGAGATGCGACGTTGTTCGTGGCAGTGGAGAAATGGGCCGGAACGCGGTGGGTTCCGTTCGAGGGTTCGTACGGATACGGCCGGGACCGCATCGTGACGGGTAGGCAGAAGCTGTCGCTGCGAGCACTGGACCGCGATGCATCGTCGGTGGCCCGGCCGGTGCACAGCTTCGACCGCGTTCAGTTGCTGGAGCCCGGCCAGATCGTGGAGATAGAGGTCGGACTCGGTTCGTCGGCAACATCTTTCATGCCCGGCGATCGCCTGCGGCTGGTGATCGCGGGACGGTCCATCGACCGGGGCAACCCGTTGACCGGGCATTTCCCCGCCCGCTATCAGACCGGTCCCCGCGGAACGTGTCGGATTCATCGGGGCGGAGATCATCCCTCGATGCTGACGGTGCCGCTGATCGAGGCGACGAATCCGGCGGCCGGTCTGAATCCGTGA
- a CDS encoding alpha/beta fold hydrolase codes for MTTEPPTWLLLPGTPLSPAVWDGVRAELSEYGHVITPAISPPPGYADDDLPARLAAGVAESVASEAPWHVVGHSFGGQVALELAIRRPELVSGLTLLCTRDTPFPTFDAAAAAVEAGTVDVDGTLGRWFSADELRNDGPVVRYAREAVAAADHASWASALRAIAHFDCSQRTASISCPVTVVVAEHDTVSDVASMTAMHQRIPGSDFIVRAGAWHMSIFDDPAAVARILL; via the coding sequence GTGACGACCGAACCCCCGACCTGGCTGCTACTGCCGGGAACCCCGCTGTCGCCGGCGGTGTGGGACGGCGTGCGTGCCGAGCTGTCCGAGTACGGACACGTGATCACGCCTGCTATCAGCCCGCCGCCGGGTTATGCGGATGACGACCTACCCGCGCGGCTCGCCGCCGGGGTCGCGGAATCGGTTGCGTCCGAGGCGCCCTGGCATGTGGTGGGACATTCCTTCGGCGGACAGGTGGCCCTGGAACTCGCGATCCGGCGCCCCGAGCTCGTCTCCGGCCTGACGCTGCTGTGCACACGAGACACGCCCTTCCCGACATTCGACGCTGCGGCAGCCGCCGTCGAGGCCGGCACCGTCGATGTCGACGGCACACTCGGACGCTGGTTCAGCGCAGACGAATTGCGCAACGATGGACCGGTCGTCCGCTACGCTCGCGAAGCCGTGGCCGCCGCGGACCACGCGTCCTGGGCGTCGGCGCTGCGCGCGATCGCCCACTTCGACTGTTCGCAACGCACCGCGTCGATCTCGTGCCCGGTGACCGTGGTCGTGGCCGAACACGACACGGTGTCCGACGTCGCCTCGATGACAGCCATGCATCAGCGGATACCGGGATCGGACTTCATCGTCCGCGCCGGGGCCTGGCATATGAGCATCTTCGACGACCCGGCCGCGGTGGCGCGAATCCTCCTCTGA
- a CDS encoding SRPBCC family protein, with product MPVIDVTPDLDARTITINAEFAAPIERVWQIYADPRQLEQIWGPPTYPATVVDHDLRPGGKVTYYMTSPEGEKFGGYWKVESVDEPTGFTFLDGFADGDLNPITDMPESRNSYAFTETDGKTVATFISTYDSAEALQKVLDMGVVEGASSAINQIDEFLAA from the coding sequence ATGCCTGTCATCGATGTGACACCCGACCTGGACGCCCGGACGATCACCATCAACGCCGAGTTCGCGGCCCCGATCGAACGGGTGTGGCAGATCTACGCCGATCCGCGTCAGCTCGAGCAGATCTGGGGCCCGCCCACCTATCCGGCGACCGTCGTCGACCACGACCTGCGCCCGGGCGGCAAGGTCACGTACTACATGACCAGTCCCGAGGGCGAGAAGTTCGGCGGCTACTGGAAAGTCGAATCGGTGGACGAGCCCACCGGCTTCACCTTCCTGGACGGCTTTGCCGACGGGGACCTCAACCCGATCACCGACATGCCCGAATCCCGCAATTCCTACGCATTCACCGAGACGGACGGTAAGACCGTCGCCACCTTCATCAGCACCTACGACTCGGCCGAGGCGTTGCAGAAGGTGCTCGACATGGGAGTCGTCGAAGGTGCGTCGTCGGCGATCAACCAGATCGACGAGTTCCTCGCGGCCTGA
- the ygiD gene encoding 4,5-DOPA dioxygenase extradiol — MPVAFIGHGNPMNALERNKYTEAWAALGASVPKPRAILVISAHWYTNATAVTAMPRPRTIHDFYGFPQDLFDVEYPAPGDPDVADMVSDVVKPTWCGHDVDSWGIDHGTWSVLVHTFPDASVPVLQLSLNAFKDHEHHYELGRRLAPLRDQGVLIIGSGNIVHNLRAVDFAKPDSGFDWAHRFDDAAREVLLDKPSSVLSLDGHPDFDKSVPTPDHYLPMLYIAGLAGDAPLNLLVDGHAAGSISMAAYTHGLEVEPTGSGAGGPAAELPEGFPTLNSNL, encoded by the coding sequence ATGCCGGTCGCGTTCATCGGTCACGGCAACCCGATGAACGCCCTGGAGCGCAACAAGTACACCGAGGCCTGGGCCGCTCTGGGTGCATCGGTGCCGAAACCGCGAGCGATCCTGGTGATCTCGGCGCACTGGTACACCAACGCCACCGCCGTGACGGCGATGCCACGGCCACGGACCATCCACGACTTCTACGGTTTCCCGCAGGACCTCTTCGACGTGGAGTACCCTGCCCCGGGCGACCCGGATGTCGCCGACATGGTCTCCGATGTCGTCAAACCCACGTGGTGCGGTCACGACGTCGACAGCTGGGGTATCGACCACGGCACGTGGTCGGTGCTGGTGCACACGTTCCCGGATGCGTCCGTACCCGTACTCCAGTTGTCGCTCAACGCTTTCAAGGACCACGAACACCACTACGAACTGGGCCGCCGGCTCGCCCCGCTCCGCGACCAGGGTGTGCTGATCATCGGCAGCGGCAACATCGTGCACAACCTACGCGCGGTCGACTTCGCGAAGCCCGACAGCGGATTCGACTGGGCCCACCGGTTCGACGATGCGGCCCGAGAGGTGTTGCTGGACAAGCCGTCGAGTGTGCTGAGTCTGGACGGACATCCCGACTTCGACAAGTCCGTACCGACCCCGGACCACTATCTGCCGATGCTGTACATCGCCGGACTCGCCGGGGACGCCCCGCTGAATCTGCTCGTGGACGGCCATGCCGCCGGGTCGATCTCGATGGCCGCCTACACGCACGGGCTGGAGGTCGAGCCCACGGGGTCCGGCGCCGGTGGCCCGGCTGCCGAACTGCCCGAGGGGTTTCCGACACTCAACTCGAACCTGTGA
- a CDS encoding VOC family protein, translated as MITAVHTLIYCDDPDAARAFFRDVLRFPHVDTGGGWLIFQTGPSELGAHPNAWEHEGSAGRTDQKFDVSFMCDDLDSTMRELAGRGAEFAGTPTDEGWGVTVRVKVPGAGEITLYEPKYPPPALL; from the coding sequence ATGATCACCGCGGTGCACACACTGATCTACTGCGACGACCCGGACGCCGCCCGCGCCTTCTTCCGCGACGTGTTGCGCTTCCCGCACGTCGACACGGGCGGCGGTTGGCTGATCTTCCAGACCGGTCCCAGCGAACTCGGAGCCCACCCGAATGCCTGGGAGCACGAGGGAAGCGCCGGGCGCACCGATCAGAAGTTCGACGTGTCGTTCATGTGCGACGATCTCGACTCCACCATGCGCGAACTCGCCGGCCGGGGCGCCGAGTTCGCCGGCACACCGACCGATGAGGGTTGGGGCGTGACTGTCCGGGTCAAGGTCCCCGGCGCCGGGGAGATCACGCTGTACGAACCGAAATACCCACCGCCCGCGCTCCTGTGA
- a CDS encoding ABC-F family ATP-binding cassette domain-containing protein, which yields MTATLVAKDVAGGYAHRVLFDHLDLTVAPGDVIGVVGANGAGKTTLLRVLAGDLAPLEGTVTRAPSDAFVGWLPQEHERVPGEVVRAYVARRTGCAAATTAMDAAADALADPDAAAPGDPAETYAAALDHWLATGAADLDERLPAVLADLGLGDGVIDPDATLMADLSGGQAARVGLAALLCSRFDIVLLDEPTNDLDLDGLARLEEVVAGMRGGVVLVSHDREFLARSVTRVLELDLAQHTNTVYGGGYESYLEERAVARRHRREEYEEFAARKADLVARARTQREWSSQGVRNAIRKAPDNDKIRRRAATESSEKQAQKVRQMESRIARLDEVAEPRKEWVLEFTIGSAPRSSSVVATLNEAVVRQGDFVLGPVSLQVNAGERIGITGHNGAGKTTLLRLLLGRVEPDEGTARLGANVAIGEIDQARGLFTGPRPLAERFEALVPEYSTADVRTLLAKFGLRADHVDRPVGELSPGERTRAGLALLQARGTNVLVLDEPTNHLDLPAIEQLESALDSYDGAVLLVTHDRRMLQNVRVDRHWDVDGGRVGER from the coding sequence ATGACCGCCACGCTCGTCGCCAAGGACGTCGCCGGGGGATATGCCCACCGCGTCCTCTTCGACCACCTCGATCTCACGGTGGCACCCGGCGACGTGATCGGCGTGGTCGGTGCGAACGGTGCCGGGAAGACCACGCTGCTGCGGGTACTCGCCGGTGATCTCGCGCCCCTGGAGGGGACGGTGACCCGTGCACCGTCCGACGCTTTCGTCGGATGGTTGCCGCAGGAGCACGAACGGGTTCCCGGTGAGGTGGTGCGCGCGTACGTCGCCCGCCGGACGGGGTGCGCGGCGGCGACGACCGCGATGGACGCGGCGGCGGACGCGTTGGCCGACCCCGACGCCGCGGCGCCGGGAGATCCGGCCGAGACGTATGCGGCCGCGCTCGACCACTGGTTGGCCACCGGGGCGGCCGATCTCGACGAGCGGCTGCCCGCGGTCCTCGCCGACCTCGGGCTCGGTGACGGTGTCATCGACCCGGATGCCACCCTGATGGCGGATCTGTCCGGCGGCCAGGCCGCCCGGGTCGGGCTCGCCGCGCTGCTGTGCTCGCGCTTCGACATCGTGCTCCTCGACGAACCGACCAACGACCTCGATCTCGACGGTCTCGCGCGCCTGGAGGAGGTCGTGGCCGGCATGCGGGGCGGCGTCGTCCTCGTCAGTCACGACCGAGAGTTTCTCGCGCGCAGCGTCACCCGGGTGCTCGAACTCGACCTCGCGCAGCACACCAACACCGTGTACGGCGGCGGCTACGAGAGCTACCTCGAGGAGCGTGCCGTCGCCCGACGTCACCGTCGCGAGGAGTACGAGGAGTTCGCGGCCAGGAAGGCCGACCTCGTCGCACGCGCTCGGACCCAGCGTGAATGGTCGAGCCAGGGTGTCCGCAATGCCATCCGGAAAGCGCCGGACAACGACAAGATCCGACGCCGCGCCGCCACCGAGTCCAGTGAGAAGCAGGCGCAGAAGGTCCGGCAGATGGAGAGCCGGATCGCTCGGCTCGACGAGGTCGCCGAACCGCGCAAGGAATGGGTTCTCGAGTTCACCATCGGGTCCGCGCCGCGCTCCAGCTCGGTGGTCGCCACCCTCAATGAAGCGGTCGTGCGACAGGGGGATTTCGTGCTGGGCCCGGTGTCGTTACAGGTGAACGCCGGCGAACGCATCGGCATCACGGGCCACAACGGTGCCGGCAAGACGACGCTGCTGCGGCTACTGCTCGGTCGCGTCGAACCCGACGAGGGGACCGCGCGACTCGGTGCCAACGTCGCGATCGGCGAGATCGACCAGGCGCGTGGCCTGTTCACCGGTCCCCGGCCGCTGGCCGAACGGTTCGAAGCGCTGGTCCCCGAATACTCCACCGCGGACGTGCGGACGTTGCTCGCCAAGTTCGGCCTGCGGGCCGATCACGTGGACCGGCCGGTCGGAGAGCTGTCACCCGGCGAACGCACGCGGGCCGGACTCGCCCTGCTGCAGGCGCGGGGCACCAATGTCCTTGTCCTCGACGAGCCGACCAACCACCTCGACCTGCCGGCCATCGAACAACTCGAGTCCGCTCTCGATTCCTACGACGGCGCAGTGCTTCTCGTGACCCACGATCGGCGCATGCTGCAGAACGTGCGCGTCGACCGGCACTGGGACGTCGACGGCGGCCGGGTCGGCGAGCGCTGA
- a CDS encoding VOC family protein: MGAPVAFFEITSHDPTRLTAFYRDLFGWTIDDSSGPEYSLVDTGAGDGAVSGGIGAVSEPGGTSGVSVYMRVDDLQASLDRAETLGGKALVPPTDLPDGYGRFAMFADPDGNSIGLWA, from the coding sequence ATGGGAGCACCAGTCGCATTCTTCGAGATCACCTCGCATGACCCCACCCGTCTCACCGCGTTCTATCGCGATCTGTTCGGCTGGACCATCGACGACAGTTCCGGCCCGGAATACTCGCTCGTCGACACCGGCGCAGGTGACGGCGCCGTCTCCGGCGGCATCGGCGCCGTGTCCGAACCCGGCGGGACCAGCGGGGTGAGTGTCTACATGCGCGTCGACGATCTGCAGGCGTCCCTCGACCGGGCCGAGACGCTCGGTGGCAAGGCACTCGTGCCGCCCACGGACCTCCCGGATGGGTACGGCAGATTCGCGATGTTCGCCGACCCCGACGGCAACTCGATCGGACTCTGGGCGTGA
- a CDS encoding NAD(P)/FAD-dependent oxidoreductase has protein sequence MTSSRETRHFDVVIVGGGNAGLSAAARLLRLGVTDVAVIEPQAVHTYRPLLSYVGGGQATLQDAERTQRSVTPDGVTWLRDTAVVVDAGKRTVRCVSGADVGYRDLVLAVGLVPDHDAMPGIELAIADPAVASNYLDRAEQTWDLVTSMPRGGRAVFTVPRPPVSCTGTTLKPLFLAAAHWRRRGILESLDITMTVDRPHLLGVAALDARLSECLDELGVRVLLDSSVRLHPVDRRVTVVTGSDTQDVYYDMLHLVPPFRGADLVTDSDLAGARGRGLVDIDPHTLRHRTHPSIWGAGDGAAIATDPSGGGLRRQISVLADNIAAARAGEELTAYDGYTVAPIATDAHHLIAAEFDRDGTITSSLPSVIDPLKPRRSAWAFDRYALPRLYWNAILRGRV, from the coding sequence ATGACCTCATCTCGCGAGACCCGACACTTCGACGTCGTCATCGTCGGCGGCGGAAACGCCGGCCTCAGCGCGGCGGCGCGACTGCTGCGCCTGGGCGTCACCGATGTCGCGGTGATCGAACCGCAGGCCGTCCACACGTACCGCCCACTGCTCTCCTACGTCGGCGGAGGTCAGGCGACGCTGCAGGACGCCGAGCGCACGCAGCGATCGGTGACGCCGGACGGGGTGACGTGGTTGCGCGACACCGCCGTCGTCGTCGACGCGGGAAAGCGGACGGTCCGCTGCGTCTCGGGCGCCGACGTCGGCTACCGGGACCTCGTCCTGGCCGTCGGACTCGTACCGGATCACGACGCGATGCCGGGGATCGAGCTCGCGATCGCCGACCCGGCGGTGGCCAGCAACTATCTCGACCGGGCCGAACAGACCTGGGATCTCGTCACCTCGATGCCGCGGGGTGGACGGGCCGTGTTCACCGTCCCGCGTCCGCCGGTCAGCTGCACCGGGACCACACTCAAACCACTCTTCCTGGCCGCCGCCCACTGGCGGCGTCGAGGAATCCTCGAGTCGCTCGACATCACCATGACCGTCGACCGGCCCCATCTGCTCGGCGTCGCGGCCCTCGACGCCCGCCTCTCGGAGTGCCTCGACGAACTCGGCGTCCGCGTGCTGCTCGACAGCTCCGTACGACTGCATCCGGTCGATCGCCGGGTCACCGTGGTCACCGGCTCGGACACCCAGGATGTGTACTACGACATGCTGCACCTCGTCCCGCCCTTCCGAGGTGCCGACCTGGTGACCGACTCGGACCTGGCCGGCGCCCGCGGCCGGGGGCTCGTCGACATCGATCCCCACACGCTGCGTCACCGCACCCATCCGTCCATCTGGGGAGCCGGTGACGGCGCCGCGATCGCGACCGACCCGTCGGGCGGCGGGTTGCGACGGCAGATCTCGGTGCTCGCCGACAACATCGCGGCCGCGCGGGCCGGCGAGGAGCTCACCGCCTACGACGGGTACACCGTCGCTCCGATCGCGACGGACGCACATCATCTCATCGCCGCCGAGTTCGACCGCGACGGGACCATCACGTCGTCGTTGCCGTCGGTCATCGACCCGCTCAAACCGCGCCGGAGTGCGTGGGCCTTCGACCGATATGCCCTCCCGCGCCTGTACTGGAACGCGATCCTGCGAGGGCGGGTGTGA
- a CDS encoding iron chaperone, with protein sequence MGSSGGFSDQERAAMKERAAELEMEKTRRRGNKKAAEELDLLAKLESMDPADRALAERIHAIVTTAAPDLAPKLWYGQPAYALKGKVVCFFRSGHDDKERYTPPSDSPRTPTSTTADSGRRRSRSAPWTPRPRRPLRRWSRRR encoded by the coding sequence ATGGGCAGCTCTGGAGGATTCTCCGATCAGGAACGGGCCGCGATGAAGGAGCGCGCCGCGGAACTCGAGATGGAGAAGACCCGCAGGCGCGGGAACAAGAAGGCGGCCGAGGAACTCGATCTGCTCGCGAAGCTCGAGAGCATGGACCCGGCCGATCGCGCGCTGGCCGAACGCATCCACGCGATCGTCACCACGGCCGCACCGGACCTCGCACCGAAGCTCTGGTACGGACAACCGGCCTACGCGCTGAAGGGCAAGGTGGTGTGTTTCTTCCGCAGCGGGCACGACGACAAGGAGCGATATACTCCACCTTCGGATTCACCCAGAACGCCAACCTCGACGACGGCGGATTCTGGCCGACGTCGTTCGCGGTCAGCACCCTGGACACCGAGGCCGAGAAGACCATTGCGACGCTGGTCGCGAAGGCGGTGA
- a CDS encoding ArsR/SmtB family transcription factor: protein MAENAGEPTDEDRADALFHALSDRTRRDILRRVLAGEHSVSVLAAKYDMSFAAVQKHVAVLEKAGLLTKRRSGREQLASGDVAAVRSVASMLTELEAVWRGRIARIDDLLTLESPSPTITPEE, encoded by the coding sequence GTGGCCGAGAATGCAGGCGAACCGACAGACGAGGATCGGGCCGACGCCCTGTTCCACGCGTTGTCGGACCGCACCCGTCGTGACATCCTGCGACGCGTGCTCGCCGGCGAACACTCGGTCTCGGTGCTCGCCGCGAAATACGACATGAGCTTCGCGGCGGTACAGAAGCACGTCGCCGTCCTGGAGAAGGCCGGTCTGCTCACCAAGCGTCGTTCCGGACGCGAGCAGCTGGCCAGCGGCGATGTCGCGGCAGTGCGTTCGGTGGCCTCGATGCTCACCGAGCTCGAAGCGGTGTGGCGTGGTCGTATCGCCCGCATCGACGATCTACTCACGCTCGAATCACCCTCACCCACAATCACACCGGAGGAATGA